agcggaacctcgttataacgaattcGGATACGACGAGAGtcgatataacaaatatatagaataagaGTCCgtggttataacgaacatattttctggtcccgtgaagttcgttgtaacgaggttccacagTACGTGTATGATGTTTAATTCGGATTTCTAGGAAACCGGATGGATTTCGTCTGTCCCGCAAGTGATTCGAATTAAGCGGGTTCTAACAACAAATCCGGGGTcctaatttcaaaaactgcGTGGAATTGTTGATTCCACAGCGATGATCGTCTTTCTGCGAGTTTTCGAAAACTGCTGGCATCGATTCTCTGATCGAGTTTTAAGGTGTAGCCTATTGTagtgaaaattatatttatttttgtaaatattgtaaatttataCGGAGTTTTGATGACGCGGGCATTTTgctgtaaatataaatatgaaatgataacTCAGTAAGAACCAAGCCGTGTTTTGTAAGTTCATTCTGGGAAACTCTGATGTCCAAGGTTTTCACCCTGTATATACTCTTGGATCGATATCGCTAGTGGACTACACAGGCGAAGGAGGTTGTGGTGATTGGAGCTGGTCCGGGATGCTGACTCGGGGTCATAGCACCCTGTCCTGATATGGGAATGTGCGTCACCACGTTCTGTTGCAATTTGAAGCTTCtggtcatttcatttttttcaaggcCTATGGATCTGGTCCTTTTACGTAAATTGGAAATCTTATGAACTATTCagtacgaatacgaatatttattacactccaaccatttccatggtatatggaggaaaaacagtatttacaatcatttacaaaaacaggcAATAATAGTATTTAAAACATAACAAACGTTATTTAAAACATACTATTAAATTTCCAACACTAGCGCCATCTACCAGTGTTTTGGCACTGAGGAAGAGGGACAGAGACAGGACGGGAAGGAGAGGGCCAGGacgggagggagagggagaggctgAGGAAGAGAGCATctgatagactggttgccggtctctaccttcTGACTGCGAATGCGCATGCGGGCATCTTCAcccaagggattcgaacccactacgctaaagctgttccccgaaccccgtGACCTCACGAtacgttggagtcgttactagacgaccagaatccggtcgtaccaatcacagcgcttgtaacaaaccgtcagtagacttctgttggttttcccgttaaattaaccaatcagcgaacgttttaccgaacaaggaagtatttcgcaaatcgatatatgacgtcacgcgcaacagcgccagtaatgaaatcacgcttcgtgaggccagggggctggtggaagcgagttcgtgagtgataccggacccctggcaagcgaggatggcaTGCGGGTGGCACAGATttggacaggcaaccagtctacgcGCCTAatacatagactggtggccgctttCAATTCAAAGCGATTGCACGATTGGAAATGATCTTCGTCCATAACAGATGATGCATGGAATTTGAACGTGAAATGAtaatagaaaagaaaataacatTGATGACGTAAGTCACcagatttgatatttcatcgaaGAAGAGGGTGAATGTGCTTAGATATTCAAGGCCTTAATTTAAACCCTTTGCCCTACAAATATGATGTTCACAATTCCCAGTTTAGGATTGCCGCTTGATGCTTGCATTCGTATTTCAACACTGACTGAAGCCTATCAATGTGATAGAGGTTTCTTTTTTTGGTAGGTACGTATAATAAAGACAATTTTCAAGTAACGGCGATGTACCGTACTAAAATGCAACTTATATCAACAAAGGGTTTCGTTTTGTGTATATAGTTTAATATACGTGTTGCCTATCCAAGATTCTCCTCCTTGGCAAATGGGAAGATTCTAAATGCGAAGattgcttgaaaaatgttTCCATCGTGTGTTGTACAACAAAATTGCACACATAGATGATAATGAGTTAGTGATATCCTGTGGTGACTAGAAAGTGATTTGTCATGCGATCGAAGACGAATGCGACAATTTAGACAAAATAAAGTTAACAATCGGAGGCTGGCAGCAGACGGCTTCAGTGAGATCCACGTCAAGTCACACGGCTTCAGACCCGCGTCGAGTCAGACGGCTTCAGACCCGCGTCGAGTCAGACGGCTTCAGACCCGCGTCACGGTCACCGTTGTAGCAACTGTAACGATAGGAAATTCTGACAAATGAGCAAGATGGCGCCGGCGAACGGAACTGACGTCACCGAATGCTCGTATCTATCGAAGAATAACGTCTGGTTGACCGTGTTGTTGTACGTATCGACGCCGATCTGCTTGACCGGGTTCGTTTTGAACGCTATCAGTTTCGTGATTTTACGCAAGCACAGTTCGCGTTCGAATTCTTTCCACCTGTTGCAGATTTTGGCCGTCGTCGATAACTGTTTTCTGTTAGTGTCGGTGTCGTTGGTGAACGTGCGTCGGTTTTTCTCCTATTTGACGTACGGACGGAGGTTTTTCTATCTATCGGACGCCTTCATCGGGCCGCGATTCCTCGTCTACCTAGCTCCGCCGCATCTTATCATGCGTATGATAAGAAACTGGCTTATCGTGCTGATAAGTCTAGACCGGGTTATTCATATCGTTTTCCCTTTGAAATCGATCGTTTTATGCActaaattcaaactaaatttATCATTCGCGTTTATAGTCGTATTCAGCGCTGGGTTGCAAGGTTTCAAATTTTGTTGTTTGAGGTTTTCCCACCAGATTCCCAAATGCCCAGCAGTCAATATTCCGTTACTGCGATTTCATGCTGAATTCCCAGGCGGTGTGGATGAATTGACTATTGTCACCTCGATCATAATTTTGccatttgtaattctatgcgTGACCAACACCATATTATCCGTGCACTTGTACAAAGCACGTGCCAAGCGACAGACGATGGCGACGTCTGGCGGCACACACGGGAAAGACCAAGAATTGCAGGCGACGCTGCTCGCTTTAGGTATCGTGGCGACGTTTCTAGTTTGCGAGAGCCCGAATAGCGTGGAGCGAATCGTCGAAATCGTCTTCTACAACGGCAGACGATTGCGCACGCATCCTATGATGCAGGTTTCCATTCAAATGGATTCATGCGTCAATTTTCTAGTTTATTGTCTGTCGAGTAAAAAATTCCGGACGCTGACGGCGCAGATGTTGGCGATAAGAGAGCACTTAATCAAAGTCTGAATCAACCTTATCCCCATTTtaggcaggtttcgattggtCTCTATACGGATTTTGGACTGACTTTCTGGCCGGTAAGTTTCGACCAAAATACCTGTAGAAGCATCCTCttccggcagggattcgaaccagattgaatcgagattgccacggtacgaaactctgccacactagactgaGTGCACAGCTTCACGCgtagatgatgtcatcatcagccaatcagatatcccgttttattttagcttgggttttcccatttatagttcttctgtgaaatttacctccgcgattatacaacgagcaatctgattggtgccgcaagttttcgtgcggcaaagctgcgcatgtacctgcgcacccggtctactgatgcaggggttcgtgccgtggctgagtgtagcgatgccatcaagttcgaatccctgccgcgGGAGGATGCTGTAGAAACAGCCGGTGGAGAGTTTGTAAGATTTCGATTGGCGTTTACCCGAATCTCTTCTGTCGCGTTTGATTTGACTAGACTATAACATCTCAATCCGGAATGGTagaatctgtaaacctgaccTCGTCGACCGGTGGAGCGTTTGTCAGGTTTCGGTTGGTCTTTACCGATTCCAGAATGTAATCTTGATATATGCGGGCCGGTAGAGAATTTGTAATCCGCGAATTACTAGGCCCCTATTTGTAAAACGAATACGTTGGATCAAAACCTGCTTTTATTGgtgaataatacaatacagtGAATAATCTAATGCTTGCTGTGGTTATATGATTAGGATAATCCAATTAGCCAGAATGTTTAGTTTAATTGCTGTCAAtgtcaattcatattttcaacaaGGACAACAATTCACCGTTTAATTCAGTTAAAACGGTTAGGTAAGGGTTATATGGTAATAATAcatgataataaaaatgatattgtaTAATGAATTTCTTTCCCAGGAAGTACAAAACACAAATACAGTCATtgttattacataaaagaaaacgaaaaagaaatatagctgcaaagcagcgattaTGGGTTTTCGGCAGAAAAGCACGAGATGCATTTGAACCGAtgaatagaaattgaaaaaaataaattggcgGGCATTCGAAGATGACACAACTGAAGAAAATGTAAAGATTCAGCAATCCTCGAAGCAACCCTCTTCTTGCGTATCATCGGGTAGAATGGATGTTCCATCACCGTAGGTATGCGGGAGTACAGGATACCTGAAGGGACATGCTGATTGCTAGTTGTCGATGCGAGTTGCGGTACTAGATTTCCGCCGGTGTTTGTCGTCTGACAAATAGTCGGAGGTCAGAATTTTAGGTTTAGAATATGATGGACAGTACATACACAAGAATCTGTTTAGTTCAGAATGACTGTTATAATTCTACCAGAATAcaacatttcatttagaaacagttagttgtcgaatctgaTAGATGAATTTCATGTACGAAAAATGcggaaaatgaataataataataataatcaacagaattacaaaaactaattacttcgATACTGAAAAAGCGTAGGAAAGAAAACAGAGAAAACAGGACAAAATGAGATCCCGAGGGGTAtattttaagaaaaagccAATGCCCTGGTGGAATGAGAATTGGACAGGAAAAACAATTTTGGGATTGAAATTGATAGCATTTCACTTAAACCGCATAAACATCGCCAAAAAGATGCGAACCAAGATGAGGTGAACGTAGAGAGGGGGTATGACgatatgaatttcaattttgtaatatgtttttatagaatattgatTTCGACATCAAAATCGCTGACGTTGCAGaataaaaaatagaatatattttttgcacTGAACTCACTGAAAAACACACGAATGAAGATTAGTTGAATGTTTAAAGGGGGTATGACGATAGGGATTTCaattttgtaacatatttCTATAGAACATTGATTTCAACATCAAAATCTCTGACGTTGCACAATATGAAATAGCATATATTTTTGCAGCGAACTTCGATATTTTATCACCTGCTCTGCTTGGGATTCGAATGCTCGTAATTAACAATGGTAAAAACTCTTTGAAGCTATATTTGGTTACCGGTCGACTAGGTCTTTGACGAAATAACGTTATTATATTTGCACCCAAACAGTCTGTTAAAATACGCAACGTTATTTACAGACGGCCTATTTTGTATATAACCACAAGCATCAGATGCGCAGACGACATCGAACACACAGCGACGTGAACAGTCATCAAACCGTAAGTAATGTATTCGGGGGAAAAGTTTGCAGAAAATTGTTCAAGCGAATGATTTGGTTTGATTCGTTTCTTTCGGTGACTTCGTGTTTCCAATGAAGACCACAACAATATTCCAACACCCCCGTTTTTGCGCATATAAAGGCTTTTCTAGAACCTGGGCACTGTTTTGGGTTCGTCACAAAGAAGAATTGTGAATGAGTTAG
This sequence is a window from Tubulanus polymorphus chromosome 9, tnTubPoly1.2, whole genome shotgun sequence. Protein-coding genes within it:
- the LOC141911241 gene encoding FMRFamide receptor-like yields the protein MAPANGTDVTECSYLSKNNVWLTVLLYVSTPICLTGFVLNAISFVILRKHSSRSNSFHLLQILAVVDNCFLLVSVSLVNVRRFFSYLTYGRRFFYLSDAFIGPRFLVYLAPPHLIMRMIRNWLIVLISLDRVIHIVFPLKSIVLCTKFKLNLSFAFIVVFSAGLQGFKFCCLRFSHQIPKCPAVNIPLLRFHAEFPGGVDELTIVTSIIILPFVILCVTNTILSVHLYKARAKRQTMATSGGTHGKDQELQATLLALGIVATFLVCESPNSVERIVEIVFYNGRRLRTHPMMQVSIQMDSCVNFLVYCLSSKKFRTLTAQMLAIREHLIKV